A region from the Ictalurus punctatus breed USDA103 chromosome 25, Coco_2.0, whole genome shotgun sequence genome encodes:
- the snx17 gene encoding sorting nexin-17: MHFSIPETEVRSGENGSTYVAYNIHVNGVLHCRVRYSQLLGLHEQIKKEYGNNVVPAFPPKKIFTLTPAEVEQRREQLEKYMQAVRQDPLLGASEMFNSFLRKAQQETQQIPTEEVQLEVHLSNSQKVKVNILTSDQTEDVLEAVASKLELPDDLVGYFSLFLVQEGVNGGCTFVRKLQEFELPYVSVTSLRNPDYHIVLRKSYWDSAYDSDVMEDSVGLNLLYAQTVSDIERGWILANKDQHRQLKSLQEKGSKKEFIRLAQTLKYFGYIKFDPCITDFPEKGCHVIVSAGNNELNFHVKLPNNQMKEGSFKVTRMRCWRVTSSQVPVANGTANPCTSGKCDIKLELAFEYLMSKDRLQWVTITSPQAIMMSICLQSMVDELMVKKSGGSIKKMQKKRLNGSIHRSNSQQAVKSPPLLDSPDANREQVVKLSTKLSSVSLRGISASNSANDLSGSDFHGNYAFEGIGDDDL; this comes from the exons GCCTACAACATCCATGTCAACGGGGTCCTGCACTGCCGAGTGCGCTACAGCCAGCTCTTAGGCTTGCATGAACAG ATCAAGAAAGAGTATGGAAACAACGTGGTACCTGCCTTCCCCCCAAAGAAGATCTTCACCCTCACGCCTGCAGAAGTGGAGCAGCGTAGAGAGCAGCTGGAGAAGTACATGCAAGCTG tgcgTCAGGATCCTCTGCTTGGAGCCAGTGAAATGTTCAACAGCTTTTTAAGAAAAGCCCAACAG GAGACACAACAGATCCCCACTGAAGAGGTCCAGCTGGAGGTGCACTTATCCAACAGCCAGAAGGTCAAAGTCAACATCTTGACGTCAGACCAGACTGAAGATGTCCTTGAG GCTGTTGCATCGAAACTGGAGCTGCCTGATGATTTGGTGGGCTATTTCAGCCTCTTCCTAGTTCAGGAAGGCGTAAACGGAGGCTGCACAT TCGTGAGAAAGCTGCAGGAGTTTGAGCTGCCCTACGTGTCGGTCACCAGCCTGCGCAATCCCGACTACCACATCGTCCTTCGCAAAAG TTATTGGGACTCGGCCTATGACAGTGATGTAATGGAGGATAGTGTGGGTCTTAACTTGTTATATGCACAG ACTGTGTCTGACATCGAACGAGGCTGGATTCTGGCCAACAAAGACCAGCACAGACAGCTGAAATCCCTGCAGGAGAAAGGCTCAAAGAAAGAG TTCATCAGATTGGCTCAGACGCTGAAGTACTTTGGGTATATCAAGTTTGATCCCTGCATCACGGATTTTCCAGAAAAAGGTTGCCATGTCATCGTCAGCGCTGGCAACAACGAGCTCAACTTTCACGTCAAACTGCCCAATAACCAGATGAAGGAAGGCAGCTTTAAAGTCACACGCATGAGGTGCTGGCGAGTCACTTCATCT CAAGTTCCAGTGGCCAATGGCACTGCTAATCCCTGCACCTCTGGCAAGTGTGACATCAAACTGGAGCTGGCCTTTGAGTATCTGATGAGCAAAGACCGTCTGCAGTGGGTCACCATCACAAGTCCTCAG GCAATCATGATGAGCATCTGTCTCCAGTCCATGGTGGATGAACTGATGGTGAAGAAGTCTGGGGGAAGCATTAAGAAA ATGCAGAAGAAACGTCTTAATGgatccatccatcgatccaaCAGCCAGCAAGCTGTGAAATCTCCTCCATTACTG GATTCTCCTGATGCGAATCGGGAACAAGTTGTCAAGCTCTCG ACCAAGCTGAGTTCTGTCTCCCTACGGGGGATCAGCGCCTCAAACTCTGCTAACGATCTCAGCGGCAGTGATTTTCACGGAAACTATGCCTTCGAGGGCATCGGGGATGATGACCTGTGA